The Amblyomma americanum isolate KBUSLIRL-KWMA chromosome 6, ASM5285725v1, whole genome shotgun sequence genome has a window encoding:
- the LOC144095319 gene encoding uncharacterized protein LOC144095319, whose translation MSVNVPRKKPWRSAPTGILKAPPGFFSLPRKPSKKTLRFQMDQPQLQPPPPPDDLAQPDEQEEVVHDPVLASGPSTEEVSDEAKEDKSSTSSSTSTEESSGDRPRSRSRKRRSSPPQGLQESRSSSSGEVGSVAPY comes from the exons ATGTCGGTGAATGTGCCCCGCAAAAAGCCATGGCGGAGCGCTCCGACTGGCATCCTCAAAGCTCCACCGGGCTTCTTCAGCCTACCAAGAAAACCCTCGAAGAAGACCCTGCGGTTCCAGATGGACCAGCCACAACTACAGCCACCGCCCCCACCGGACGACCTCGCCCAGCCTGACGAACAGGAAGAAGTGGTACATGATCCGGTGTTAGCCTCTGGACCCTCCACAGAGGAGGTCTCGGACGAAGCGAAAGAAGACAAGAGCAGCACCTCATCGTCAACATCAACCGAGGAGAGCTCAGGCGACAGGCCTCGCTCAAG GAGCCGGAAACGGCGGAGCTCGCCGCCTCAAGGACTGCaggaaagcagaagcagcagctctgGTGAAGTGGGCAGCGTGGCACCATACTAA